The following are encoded together in the Macadamia integrifolia cultivar HAES 741 chromosome 10, SCU_Mint_v3, whole genome shotgun sequence genome:
- the LOC122091651 gene encoding probable aldo-keto reductase 3 — MAARVGRMKLGSQGLEVSAQGLGCMGMSDAYGSRKPEEEMIALIHHSINSGITFLDTSDVYGPHTNEILLGKALKGRREKVELASKFGNIVLEEGKREIRGDPAYVRAACEASLKRLQLDCIDLYYQHRIDTRVPIEVTMGELKKLVEEGKIKYIGLSEASPSTIRRAHVVHPITAVQLEWSLWSRDVEEEIIPTCREFGIGIVAYSPLGRGFLSSGPKLLENLTANDRRKIHPRFQPENVEHNKLIFERVNEISTRKGCTPAQLALAWVHHQGSDVCPIPGTTKIANLNQNIGALSVKLTPNEMAELESLALGVKGERYPSTMRTWKNSDTPDPSTWKGQ; from the exons ATGGCAGCAAGAGTAGGGAGGATGAAATTGGGGTCACAAGGCCTGGAAGTGTCAGCCCAGGGACTTGGCTGTATGGGCATGTCAGATGCCTATGGCTCTAGAAAGCCTGAGGAGGAGATGATAGCTCTAATCCACCATTCCATTAACAGTGGTATCACTTTCCTTGACACCTCTGATGTTTATGGTCCTCACACCAATGAAATCCTCCTCGGAAAg GCTctgaaaggaaggagagagaaggtggaatTGGCCTCTAAGTTTGGAAACATAGTTTTGGAGGAAGGGAAAAGGGAAATCCGAGGGGATCCGGCATATGTGAGAGCGGCCTGTGAGGCAAGTTTGAAGAGGCTTCAGCTTGATTGCATCGATCTCTACTATCAACACCGGATTGATACCCGAGTTCCCATTGAAGTCACG ATGGGTGAGCTCAAAAAACTAGTGGAAGAGGGAAAGATCAAGTACATTGGACTATCTGAGGCTTCTCCTTCCACAATTAGGAGAGCTCATGTTGTTCACCCTATAACAGCAGTGCAATTGGAGTGGTCCTTATGGTCAAGAgatgtagaagaagaaataattcCTACTTGTAG AGAATTTGGAATAGGTATTGTGGCATATAGTCCTCTGGGAAGAGGTTTCCTCTCTTCAGGGCCCAAACTTTTAGAAAATCTTACTGCAAATGACCGACGAAAG ATTCATCCAAGGTTCCAACCTGAGAATGTTGAACATAACAAACTTATATTCGAGCGAGTAAATGAAATTTCTACCAGAAAGGGATGCACTCCTGCTCAGCTTGCATTGGCATGGGTTCACCACCAAGGAAGCGATGTTTGTCCCATACCAGGCACCACCAAGATTGCAAACCTCAACCAAAACATAGGTGCTTTGTCTGTGAAATTAACTCCCAACGAAATGGCTGAACTTGAATCCTTGGCTTTGGGTGTAAAAGGTGAAAGATATCCATCCACAATGAGAACTTGGAAGAACTCAGACACCCCTGATCCATCAACCTGGAAAGGTCAATAA